One Dermatophagoides farinae isolate YC_2012a chromosome 6, ASM2471394v1, whole genome shotgun sequence genomic window carries:
- the LOC124493670 gene encoding uncharacterized protein LOC124493670, which translates to MIEKMVVKIMMAKNWLMKKINFNDKYLNRLYLILGPIYLSAYTPNQYESIYHYYSHLMLLNSKHSSSSSLLLLSSLSNRMKFTLLISWIIVFYYISLTLGYNINNQTFRYLMGDLTILVVGDSHNSSLEKSFLTLTSFTSLIFLVIIHVTFQTQNCNALRTYLLYIGGDDNILDQMNNNNDRNYSRSTVTLFRYIEKNILNRKYEFRQLFNRVYCFAQIFHFILNLFLHQYNTDNISDGKLLWQIIIRIIMMQINISVIIFLLSSVYSPLMIAANLILIGFRNVKHCRHIIRYELSRYRSIMINNNNNNDNNNYYSDMKTKSSTITVIQWEIKKATIIFIRTIIFAEEVQKYLSRLLLWALIVTIVASQITRNCLEHLIIINQHMTIKIFLYYFLCLDYLVIILLTYFVSKLNAELNSLHIELEKVIIQMNTISSFRFKFQMACFYERIIGKKTFGICIGSITVLTRSVFMRIIILYIRFTILFQNNFYYQMSRLYLCSFTPINYKSIYHFYTHFMLLDDNDNEYSSSSSLSLWSLLPWKEKLCCYSAILIIIYYLGISLKFIIINDDLKFIFGDIGHWITNESRLAINLSLLAGFTSIMLLIIIYYSLNTNKSISLRTFLLFMLNDDDDDDCVGNKIDDHHHHRLFVVNQKHHHHHSRQSMIIIHYCFIDLKMNRKKFKSIFNKIYCVAQCFHMILNLFIQSFRMTTYIWYKPFWHIMTRIFSLHIQHIAFNFMILHGIYSPLLISGYLLYIGFHVIQKVKYKLYKSMRQYKLIKTIFIITKRHSLWYRLSKIQSDLAKNLNIYSRIVIFVENVQIVLAKLLFCALLVTFVASQITLNCIRNLSNDSTIILIYMYYFLIMDYAVIILLSYIVSKFNSKINSIRFEMTRIIRMTNDYCDNHQRFEMMFYYERLVNKHSFGIQIGTITVLSSAIFMRLIITYIRITIETFLNNIYYQMSRLYLSSFSPQIHQSIYHYYTNFMLITHRRAILFIPIKEKICWCLSIYLVIYYFCTSYKWINIDDDTKFLFGDLGNLIAEDSIAASFSISLLAGFASLMFLIIIYYSLHTLSSLGLRTFLLITQSDDPFIFEQIKHQTKQPISRATILTLKILDKKIHLKQQKFRQIFNRLFKLSKYLQTKPLRLIFLRIILLQLAYIAFNFMFIYIYSPLMIASYLLYIGFTSIKVLKMELNQSMNNYRSLIMKKLRLQTKFLQIFLRKIEYELCFNIRVYSRLIIFAEDVQIVLSKLFICALLVTFVASQITMNCLKHLSPDSTVIMIFMYYFLVMDYAIIVLLSFIVSKFNADLNSIRMDLNRIVRWTNEMASIRSKFTTMLFYERLVNQKPFGIKIGVITVLTKAVFIKLLIFYIRFTMLSGKLSNTLNEVNKASFDDGVGSGGGGGGDDGHKIINYHQ; encoded by the exons atgatagaaaaaatggttgtaaaaattatgatggcaaaaaattggttaatgaaaaaaattaattttaatgataaatatcTAAATCGTTTGTATTTAATACTTGGCCCTATCTATCTAAGTGCATATACACCAAATCAATATGAAtctatttatcattattattcacatctaatgttattgaattcaaaacattcatcatcatcatcactattgttgctgtcatcattatcaaatcgaatgaaatttaCATTATTAATATCATGGATTATTGTTTTCTATTATATTTCATTAACACTTGGCTAcaatattaataatcaaacatttcGTTATTTAATGGGTGATTTAACAATACTAGTTGTTGGCGATAGccataattcatcattggaaaaaagttttctaaCATTAACTAGTTTTACGTCATTAATATTTTTAGTGATCATACATGTTACATTTCAAACACAGAATTGTAATGCATTACGAACATATCTCTTGTAtattggtggtgatgataatatacttgatcaaatgaataataataatgatcgaaATTATTCCCGTTCAACAGTGACATTGTTCCGTTATAtagagaaaaatattttaaatcgaaaatatgaatttcgACAACTATTTAATCGTGTTTATTGTTTTGCACAGATATTTCATT TTATATTAAATCTTTTTCTACATCAATATAATACGGACAATATATCCgatggaaaattattatggcaaatcatcatacgaataataatgatgcaGATTAATATTtctgtaataatttttttactatCATCAGTATATTCACCATTAATGATTGCTGCCAATCTGATTTTAATTGGTTTTCGTAATGTAAAACATTGTCGCCATATAATAAGATATGAATTGAGCCGTTatcgatcaataatgattaataataataataataatgataataataattattattctgatatgaaaacaaaatcatcaacaataacagtGATACAATGGGAGATTAAAAAAGCAACAATCATATTCATACGTACAATCATATTCGCTGAAGAAGTACAAAAATATCTTTccagattattattatgggcATTGATTGTGACAATTGTTGCTAGCCAAATTACAAGAAATTGTTTGGaacatttaatcatcatcaatcaacatATGACCATAAAGatatttctttattattttctatgTCTTGATTATTTGGTTATCATTTTACTAACATATTTTGTTTCCAAATTGAATGCCGAACTAAATTCATTACatattgaattggaaaaagtAATCATCCAAATGAATACGATATCAAGTTTTcgttttaaatttcaaatggcATGTTTTTATGAACGTATTATTggtaaaaaaacattcggcATATGCATCGGTTCAATTACAGTACTGACAAGATCAGTATTTATGCGA ATCATTATCTTATATATTCGTTTCACGATTTT atttcaaaataatttttactATCAAATGTCACGATTATATCTTTGTTCATTCACACCGataaattataaatcaaTCTATCATTTTTATACACATTTCATGTTATTggatgacaatgataatgaatattcatcatcatcatcattatcattatggtcattattaccatggaaagaaaaattatgttGCTATTCAGCAATACTGATTATAATCTATTATCTTGGTATAAGCttgaaattcattatcattaatgatgatttaaaatttatattcGGTGATATTGGCCACTGGATTACTAATGAATCTAGATTAGCTATAAATCTATCATTATTAGCCGGTTTTACATCGATTATgttattgataatcatttattattcattgaatacaaacaaatcaatttcattgcgaacatttcttttatttatgcttaatgatgatgatgatgatgattgtgttggaaataaaattgatgatcatcatcatcatcgtttgtttgttgttaatcaaaaacatcatcatcatcattcacgacaatcaatgattatcattcattattgttttattgatctaaaaatgaatagaaaaaaatttaaatcaattttcaataaaatttattgtgTTGCACAATGTTTTCACA TGATTCTAAATCTATTCATACAATCATTCCGTATGACAACATATATATGGTATAAACCATTTTGGCATATAATGACAAGAATATTTAGCCTACATATTCAACATATTGCattcaattttatgattCTACATGGTATTTATTCACCATTATTAATTTCTGGTTATCTTCTTTATATTGGATTTCATGTAATACAAAAAGTTAAATACAAATTATATAAATCAATGCGTCaatataaattgataaaaacgattttcattattactaAACGACATTCATTATGGTATCGATTAAGTAAAATTCAATCGGATTTAGCTAAAAATCTTAATATCTATAGCCGTATTGTTATTTTCgttgaaaatgttcaaattgtTTTGGCGAAATTATTGTTCTGTGCATTATTAGTTACATTTGTTGCCAGTCAAATTACATTGAATTGTATTCGTAATCTATCCAATGATAGtacaatcattttgatttatatgtattattttttaatcatgGATTATGCCGTCATCATTCTATTATCATATATTGTatcgaaattcaattcaaaaattaattcaattcgttTTGAAATGACACGTATTATACGGATGACAAACGATTATtgtgataatcatcaacgattCGAAATGATGTTCTATTATGAACGATTAGTTAATAAACACTCATTTGGCATTCAAATTGGTACAATTACCGTACTTTCTTCGGCCATATTCATGCGG tTAATAATCACCTACATACGTATTACAAt TGAaacatttttaaataatatcTATTATCAAATGTCACGATTATATCTTAGTTCATTTTCACCACAAatacatcaatcaatttatcattattatacaaATTTTATGTTAATCACACATCGTAGAGCAATATTGTTTATACCaataaaagagaaaatttgttggtgtttatcaatatatttgGTTATATATTATTTCTGTACCAGTTACAAATggatcaatattgatgatgatacaaaatttttattcggtGATCTTGGCAATCTGATTGCTGAAGATTCTATTGCTGCATCATTTAGTATATCATTATTGGCTGGTTTTGcatcattaatgtttttaattataatctattattcattacatacattatcatcacttgGTTTACgtacatttttattgataacaCAAAGTGATGATCCATTCATatttgaacaaataaaacatcAAACCAAACAACCAATATCACGTGCTACAATTTTaacattaaaaattttagataaaaaaattcatttaaaacaacaaaaatttcgtcAAATATTTAATCG attattcaaattatctAAATATTTGCAAACAAAACCATTACGTTTGATATTTTTGCGTATAATTCTACTGCAATTAGCATATAttgcattcaatttcatGTTCATCTATATTTATTCACCATTAATGATTGCCAGTTATCTATTATATATTGGATTTACATCCATAAAAgtattgaaaatggaattaaatcaatcaatgaataattatcgatcattaataatgaaaaaattgcgactacaaacaaaatttttacaaattttcttacgaaaaattgaatatgaattatGTTTCAATATACGTGTATATAGTCGTCTGATTATATTTGCTGAAGATGTACAGATTGTTCTgtcaaaattatttatcTGTGCATTATTAGTTACATTTGTTGCCAGtcaaataacaatgaattGTTTGAAACATTTATCACCCGATAGTACAGTTATAATGATCTTTATGTATTATTTTCTTGTAATGGATTATGCAATCATTGTATTGTTATCATTTATTGTATCAAAATTTAATGCCGACCTCAATTCGATACGTATGGATCTTAATCGTATTGTTCGTTGGACAAACGAAATGGCATCGATACGTTCAAAATTCACGACAATGTTATTCTATGAACGTTTAGTGAATCAAAAGCCAtttggaataaaaattggTGTGATTACCGTATTGACAAAAGCTGTATTTATAAAG CTTCTTATATTCTACATACGTTTCACAATGTTATCAGGCAAATTAAGTAACACATTAAATGAAGTTAATAAAGcctcatttgatgatggtgttggtagtggtggtggtggtggcggtgatGATGGgcataaaataataaattatcatcaataa